In one Nitratidesulfovibrio vulgaris str. Hildenborough genomic region, the following are encoded:
- a CDS encoding (2Fe-2S) ferredoxin domain-containing protein, protein MDKPDHHILVCMSFRGLEPKGTCIRKGAPDLVAHLDAEIAARGLNAFVSTTGCLQFCDKGPVLVVYPQGHWYGGGDDEDAVDAILDALEAGEPCTELLLT, encoded by the coding sequence ATGGACAAGCCCGACCACCACATTCTCGTCTGCATGAGCTTCAGGGGACTCGAACCCAAGGGGACATGCATCCGCAAGGGCGCACCCGACCTTGTGGCCCACCTCGACGCGGAGATTGCCGCGCGCGGACTCAACGCCTTCGTCTCCACCACGGGCTGTCTGCAATTCTGCGACAAGGGACCGGTACTGGTCGTCTACCCGCAAGGGCACTGGTACGGCGGCGGCGATGACGAAGACGCCGTTGACGCCATCCTCGACGCGCTCGAAGCGGGCGAACCCTGCACGGAACTGCTCCTGACATGA